The window CGCTAAACAAGAAATATAGCGAGTGATTGATGAATATGTGTAATGGAGACGAAACATGGCGCCTATATATGGTGCCTAAATGTGGCGCCTGAACGCCCTACTCGTCTCAGGCACTGAGTTCCATGACGGAACTCAATGCTCAAATTTAGAAACTAAATTAAGTTGTTAAAAGCAGGCATGCTCACAAGGACAAGCTAAGCAAACCGTTCAGCGAGTCGGCATCAACTCGCATCGAGTCCATGGAGAGTTTCAACCTCAGTTTTAGGCCAAGCGTTAATCACGGCTTTGACCAGCGAGGCCAATGGAATGGCAAAGAATACCCCCCACACGCCCCATAAACCGCCAAAGACTAACACCGCGGCTATGATGATCACCGGATGCAAATCCACCGCATCGGAGAACAAAATCGGCACGAGTAAATTACCGTCGAGCGCCTGAATAATGCCGTAACCCAACATCAAATAACCAAATTCAGAACTAAAACCCCACTGAAAAAATGCCACTAAGGTGATCGGCAAGGTGACTAAGGTTGCACCAACATAGGGGATCAATACCGACAACCCAGTTAGCACCCCGAGCAACACTGAATATCTCAGTCCCATTACGGCAAACAAGATATAGGTTGCGACGCCAACAACCACGATTTCAATCACTTTACCGCGAATGTAATTGAAAATTTGCTGATGCATTTCAAACCACACTTTGCGAGCTAACTGGCGATTGGCGGGGAAAAAGCGCTTACTGCCGCTGATCAGTTGGTCTTTATCCTTTAAAAAGAAAAACACCAGCAAAGGCACTAAAATCGCATACACCATCAAGACGAGCAAAGAAGCTGAGTAGCCAATTAATTGCTTAGCAATATCCAGCACATGCTGAGTATCAAGCAGCTTTTTAAGCTCTCCGACCATCAGATCTAACTGCTCTGGATTGATAAATTGCGGGTATTGATTGATCAAGGTTTGTATCGTCAGCAGCCCTTTATCTATCATGCTCGGCAGATCGGCAATTAAGCTCACGCCTTGGCGCCACACACTCGGAATTAAGCCAAATGTCAGTAGGACCACAATGCCCAAAAACAACACAATAACTAAGGATGCACCAGCGGTGCGATTAATGCCCACTTTAAGCATTTGTGCCACGGGCCATTCCAGTAGAAATGCCAACACCAGCGCGACTAACAAGGGGGCAAGTAAACCTGCAGCGAAATAAATCACTAACGCGAACCCAACAAGGATAGCCATTAAGGTCACCGCTTGTGGATCACTAAAGCGCTCTTGATACCAACGAGAAAAAACAGTAAACATGGATCATTCCAATAGTGATGATTGGCTAGGCTTCCCAAACGCTCAGGAAAGTTTATTTATCATGCAGTTATTTACGACACTACTCAATCCTACTTTTACTTCAACTTGTCAGCTAAGTTATAAAAACTGAGTTCACAAAGTTCAAAAATCGTATCTAAGCGAGACTCTTGCACTCATCTGGCACACTAATCAGGTACACTCATCTGGCTCCCACATGAGGTTAGGCCGCGACTCGGACAGGATTTAAACATGAAAATCCTCAATTTATCCCTGAGATAGATCAACTTTGGTGATCATCAAGGCTAACAGACTCACATCATTACGCAACTCTTGCACGACGTGACCTTGTTTTTTTAAATATTGGGGAACATCTCGCCTCGAGCCTGAGTCAGAGAGTAAGATATGAAATTGCTCGCCGTCTCGCATTGGCTTCAATGCAAGCTTCACTTTGACTAAAGGTACAGGACAGCGAAATAGCGTTAAATCAATAAAAATCATAATGAACTTGCTATAGACGAACTTGGGCTATTATCCTAAGTTGCACCTCAAACTACAAGCTAAGTGCAGTATCTCTGCCTTTAGTTGAGATAATTAGAAATAAAAGGATCCGCTTGCGTAATTTGACTTTTTTAACTCGATTAAAACCTTTTGTTGCAGGCGCACTCTCTTTGATGCTGCTAACCTTCGCCGCCAAAAGCTTTGCTAACAATGACTTACCGGATTTAGGTACGGCCGCAGTTAACACCTTCAGCCTTGAAAAAGAAATGGTTTACGGTGATGCCTATATGCGCATCATTCGCTCTTCGGCGCCTATGTTAAATGATCCCGTGTTAAGTCAATATCTTACTGAGCTTGGCAACAAACTGGTCGCCCATGCCACAGGGGTAAAAACACCCTTCTATTTCTTCCTGTTACAAAATGATGAAATCAACGCCTTCGCCTTCTTCGGCGGCCATGTTGCCGTACACACAGGCTTATTTCTCAATGCAGATAACGAAAGCGAACTCGCCTCAGTACTCGGTCACGAAATAACCCACGTTACCCAACGTCACCTTGCGCGTTCGCTCGAAGCACAGCAACAGAGCAATCCGGCGACGATTGCGGGTTTACTCGGCGCCATTTTATTAACCATCGCTGTGCCACAAGCCGGTATGGCTGCGCTGGCAACGACCCAAGCGATGGCAACGCAATCAAAAATCAACTATACCCGTTTACATGAGAAAGAAGCCGACCGCATCGGTATGCAAATTTTGGTGGATGCAGGCTTTGACCCCAACGCCGCCGCGGATTTCTTTGGTAAGTTAGCCACTCGTTATCGCTTTACCACCACACCGCCACAAATGCTGTTAACTCACCCATTACCTGAGTCGCGGATTACCGAAGCCCGTAACCGCGCCGAGCAATATCCTAAGCGTTATATCCCCGATAACCTCAATTTCCAGCTGGCGAAAGCCCGTATTCAAGTCCGTTTTTCCAGTTATAGCGACGAAGCGGTTTTAAGCATGTTTGACAGACAACTGAACAAACAGACTTACAGCTTTAAAGAGGCAGCGCTCTATGGCAAAGCGCTGGCGTTATTTAGATTGAAGAAGTTTGGTGAGTCGGAAAAAATCGTCGATGTACTATTGAAAATTGATGATAACAACCTGTTTTATATCGATACTAAAGCCGATTTACTGACCGAACGTAAAGACTACGCGAAGGCGATTGCGATGCTTGAAGCCCAGCGGAAAATGAAGCCAACATCGCAAGTGATTAACGCCAACTTAGCCAATATCTACCTAGAAGCTGACCAAGCCTCTAAGGCAATCCCTTTACTAGAAGATATGATATTCCTCGATAAGCAAAATCAGCTGCCCTATCAATTGCTGAGCGCTGTCTATAAAAAAACAGGTAATCAGGCATTGGAATATTTTTCCACCGCTGAGCTCATGGCATTAGGAGCTAACTATAAGGGCGCTATCGATCAGCTTAACTTTGCCTACCGTGCATCCGAAAGTAATCCCTTACAGCTTGCACGTATTGAAGCCCGTATTCGCCAATTCAAAATGGCCGATAAAGAGATGGAAGCACTTAAGTAATCAGTTGTTTTATAAATTGATTTAACTTAATAGCCCATTTATGCGCCCCGAACACACTGACGGGGCGCTATTTTTTCTGTTATCATCCGCTCCATCGTTATTTCAGCCCGTATTGAGCCTCTAGCACTATGACCCAAGCGACGATTTACCATAACCCACGTTGTTCAAAAAGCCGTGAAACCTTAGCTCTACTTGAGCAACAAGGTTGCGATATTACCCTAGTGGAATACTTAAAAACGCCCCCTACGGCTGAAGTCATCGGCGATATTCTGGCTAAATTAGGCATCAGTGCTCGCCAATTAATGCGCACCAAGGAAGCGGAATATCAAGCCTTGGAACTTGCCGACACCTCGTTGACGGAGCAGCAATTGATTGAGGCCATGGTGAACACGCCTAAACTCATCGAACGTCCGATTGTGCTCGCCAATCAACGCGCTGCTATCGGCCGTCCTCCAGAGAATGTGCTCGCTATTCTTTAATCCATGATTTAAAAAAAAATCGCTTTAATTTTAATCGTTAGGTAGACATATGACGTCCAACACCTTATTTACCCTTAGCCGTTTAGGCTACTTCGCGCTCGTTCTGCTATTAGGCGGCTGGTTTGTTGGCCAAGGGATTAGCGGTGAATACACTCTGCTATTTAGCCTATTATGGATAGTGCCATTATTACTACCTGCAAAAGGGGTTTTCCAAGGTAATCCATATACTTATGCTTGGGCGAGTTTTGTTCTGTGCCTTTATATGCTGCATGGACTGACACTGCTTTATGTCACTACCGATGCCTTCGCTTTTGCATTAATCGAAGTATTGTTGATTGGTGTACTGCTGATTGCCTTCCCCTTCTACGCTCGGATCCGTGGTCGTGAACTGGGATTAGGCCTGAAGAAAAAGTCTAAAGAATAAGCCATTGCATACAATGTGATATCAGTGCCGTCTTACCTTACTGGGTATGACGGCATTTTTATATCGCAACGCCAAACTCCGCTGCAGATCTGCGTTCAAATATCCCCTTCAACCTCAGTTCAATGCCCAGCTAAACAAACAGACAAACGAGCAGTTAAATAAACAGCTAAACGGACAGTTAAACCGCAGCAAAATTAACACTTAATATACTTACACTGACTTTTTGCAACTTAATCCCCGTGCTATAGTCAGTTTCTCATCGTGGGGCCTTAGTATCCCGTGAGTCACAAAAAGTCTAATCGCACTGCTGAGTTAACAAGGGAGAATGCTGTAATGGGGATATCGATACCACTGAAGCTTTTGGGATTAATGGCCTGCTCTAGCCTACTCGTGGCGTGCGGAGGCGGTGGAGACAGCAACACAGATAATGGCGGAGTAACGCCCCCCTCCACCTCACTGCCACGCTGCACAGATAGCATTTCGCCGCTCCTTGTTACTACATCATCCTCAATCCGTTTTCAAACTGAGCCGACTTATGTGGCAGGTCAATCCAGTGCCATCATTGCCAACATCCTTAATCGCGATAGCCAAAACTTAACCTTTCGCTGGCAGCAAATCGATGGACCTATCATACAATTAGTCAGTCAAAACAGCCCGGTATTAGCCTTTGATACTACCACCGCAGGCGGCTACCGTTTTAGCTTGCATGTCACGGGAAGTAATCTAGATGTCAGCGGAGAAATTGGCATTAATGTCGATCCCGCATCGACGGGTGTACTGAACGTCCGCCAAGATCACCAAGTGGTTGAAGGTAACAATGTCAGCTTAAGGCTCGGACAACAATCAGGATTAAGCGCTGCGAATATCTCTTGGTGCGTGGCGTCTGGCCCAGATTTAATGGTCGATGTAAGCGATCCGTTTAGGCCTTTATTTACCGCGCCAACGGTCGCCCAAGATACAATCACTCGGCTCAAAGTGAACGCCAGTATCAACGGTAATCCACTCAGTGATGATGCCTTTGTGCTAACAACTGCGGCGCCGGCGATCAGCTCGCAATATTTCGATACTCCAGTGGCGCGCACTCACGCCTATCGTCCCGCCTCGCCTTACGCCAATGTGCTAGCGGGCTGTGTTTACTCTAATCAGCTCAATGATAGTTGCACTATCAATACCTTACCTTTGATAGGCCAAACCTCAAGCGATCTAAATCGCGAGACTATTCTTAATCGTGTACTGGTTTCCCACGACTGGATGGGCGATAACTTTGCCGCCTTTTTAGCTCAGATGGACCCCAACAGCGATTTTGCTCGCCTGTTACAATCCGTCACGGCCGTGGTGATTAGCTATGACGTGCGCCCTTCCTTCTATTGGGTAGTTACAGGAGCGATTTATCTCGATCCCGACGATTTATGGCTTACGCCAAGCCAGCGTGACACCATTAATGAGGCGCCGGATTACCGCAGTAATTTCGGTGATGATCTTAACTTTGTGATGCCTTGGCGTTATGTGAAAGACAATCAGTATGCGTCACTTGGCGTACCTATCACCGTCAGAGCAGACCGAACATTAGCGCAAATCAATCCCGATCTAGCCTCCTTGCTGTATCACGAGCTAGCCCATGCCAATGACTTCTTCCCCCGCAGCGTACATGCCTCACTCACAGGGCCAAGACTGCTAGATGATTACAGTCGCCGCAATGCCAACAAGAGCCTGATATCTGATCAAGTCAGCACCAGCTATCCATTAATGAGCACTGAAATGATGGGGCTTGCCAATGTCCGTTTCCTCGGCGCTGCGGCGAGTAATGTACAGAAGGCCTATCAACCATCGGATGTGAGTACATTCTTTTCTACCGATATCGCCAGCGACTTCTATGCCTATTCCAGTACCCGTGAAGACACGGCTATGCTATTTGAAGAAGCCATGATGAGTTATCGCTATCAAATATTACGTGATGTCGCCGTCACCAATAAACCTGCGGTGTTAACTGCGGATACGCTGATTATTGACTGGGGACAAAGAGGTCGAATTGCACAAGACAGCCTAGAGAATCGTGCTGCACTGGTGATTGATGAAATTCTGCCAGAGCTTGATGGGATCAGTTTGATTGAAAGCCTGCCCGAGCCGATTGCCATGACCCAAGGTCAAAGCTGGCGTCAAACATTAGCCACATCGCCTGCGAATGCGCAGCTCAAAGGCCAAAACAATGCACCGACAAACGATGTACAGCCACGCTTTGAGCCTGAACTTCACTTAAGTGGCGACCGTCACCGTCATCCTCAGCAATAGAGTGTTTAAGTTGTAGATAAACAAAAGCCCGTCTGCATTCAGCATGACGGGCTTTTGATTTTTAGGTTTTAGGGATTTTACATTTTTTAGCGTTTACATCGCTCAAGGCTAATTCAAAACCACTCAAACCGCGTCTCTAACCAATCATGCTTTTAAAGATGCAGCATCTCTTTGGCAAAGGGAATGGTGAGCTTGCGCTGGTGCACTAATGAGGCTTTATCTAACTTATCCAATACATCGAACAAGGTACGTAAATCTCGCGCCATTCGGTTCAGCAAAAAACGTCCCACATCTTCCGGTAATTGCAGGCCACGCATGGCGGCGCGGCGTTGCAGTGCAGCAAGTTTCTCATCATCAGCCATAGGTTGCAGTTGATAATTCAAACCCCACTGCATACGTGAAACGAGATCAGGTAACAGAAAACCCGCATCCGCAGGAGACGAACTGCCACTGACCACTAAGGCACAATTTTTATGTTCGGCGACGCGGTTGTAGAGATCAAAAATCGCTTCTTCCCAGACGGGGTGACCAGCGATGGCATCGACATCATCGATACAAACTAAATCTAACTGTTCTAGTCCTTCAAGCAAGGCGGTCGAGATACTCGCATGTATGCCTAATGGAATATAAAAGCTGCGACGCTCTACTTCATTAGCGTGGGCGCAAGCGGCGTGCATTAAATGGGTTCGACCCGATTTGACTGGGCCCCACAAATAAATGGCGGCTTCACCCTGCCCTTCGGCATTGGCTCTCAGTTTTTGAATAAGCTCATCATTACCAGCGGCAGGGTAATAACTGTTAAAGGTTTCGTCGTCTGGCAAATGCACAGGTAACGAGAGTTGCAGAGGTGAGTTTAAGGGCACTCGGTCTTCTCAATATCAAATAAAAACAATGCCGTGCTTATCATGGCTCAGCACGGCCGATAACATCTTAAGGTAAGCGCCATTCATACACAGGCTTGCCTGTTTGGTTAGAGACTGGGCTAAACTCCCCCGCACTCACAGGTGCAACCACAGAAATTCGCGGCTCTAAGCTTAATAAACGTTGTAAATCCGTTTCTGAGCCAAACAAATCTAGCGAGAAGGTCACGGTATGACCTTGAATATGCGTTAACGTGGCATTTTTAATCGCGCTGAGTTGCTTCAAATATTTTTCGACTTCAACTAGTTGCGCCATTTTTTGAATATTCACAAAAGTGACACTCGCGCCTTGCTGCGTGCCCGTGTCGGCAATGGCATACTTAGTAAAATAGTATTCGCCTAACGCCGCCATCATGGCTTCAATCGCCTGAGTCGAATTTTCAGCGGTGCCGTTGTAACTGAATAACGGTGGCGTCAAAGAGTCAATGGTAGCCTTAGTATAGAGATTTAAACGGTAACGAACTTGGCTGCCAGCAGCATCAATCGCCACCAATGCCAAAAAGTCAGCTTGATAACGGCCAGAGACACTCGCCACGATATCGGCAAACATACCTTTGATATCGTTAGGGTTAATTCCCATCAACTCATCAAGATCTAAGATTGGCAGCAATACCGGAATACCGCGGGCATCGGAAAAATCACTAAAGAGTTTACGTTCGGCTAACGCAGACGAGTCACCCAATATCATAGTGTCGCCATCGCCTGGCATTGCGACCCAAAATAAGGTCAGCGGGCGTTGTGTTCCCCAAACGGGCAATTGCGCCTGACGCAGTAGCGCCACGATGCGACGGTGTTCAAAACTGGCAGTTAGCAGTAATTGGCCATTCTGCTCGATATAACCATACTGGCTCAGCAAGGTATCAGGATTACTGAGCTGTGATTGGATCAGACTGTTGTCGAGGGATCGCGCCGTCCCAGTATTCTTGATAATGACTTGCTCAAGCGCACTTTTTAGGGCTTTGTCGCGTTCTGCAACCGCGCGAGAAGACACAGGCACATTGGCCTCATCTAATTTACTCACCTCAACAGCATTGACGCTATTAATCGTGAACAGACAATATAGAAATGCAATTAAGCTCGGCTTCAATAGGAATTTCAGCATCTTTGAGTAGTTGAAGTAACGTCAGATGGGGCAAATTGTACCATAGTTAGCGCCTTAAGCGAGTCTTGGCAAAATTTAGCCCCATTTCAGTGCCAACCATGGCACGGAAAACCCAAACAGTGATCCGAGTCGGCAAAACGGGCGATTTTCTTCTGCTCAAAATCCAACAAACTGATATCATTTGGCGGTTTACCCTAAAATTAACGAGAATAATAAATGAGACGACTCGCTATCCCCCTACAGGGCGCGCAAATGCTGTTTGTGGCCTTCGGTGCCTTAGTGCTAATGCCGCTGCTGACAGGACTCGACACCAGTGTGGCATTGTTTACCGCAGGTATCGGCACTCTACTGTTCCAATTAATCACTAAACGCCAAGTGCCTATCTTCCTCGCATCTTCCTTCGCCTTTATCGCCCCAATACTCTATGGCGTGCAAACTTGGGGCATTCCCTCCACCATGGGCGGCATTATGGCCGCGGGCGTGGTCTACGTCATGCTCGGCGCCTTGGTCAAAGTGCGCGGCACCGACTTCATCCATAGGCTGTTACCGCCTGTGGTAGTGGGTCCTGTGATCATTATCATCGGCCTTGGCTTAGCACCTGTCGCTGTGAATATGGCCTTAGGTAAAAGTGGCGATGGCAGCTTGACTCTCGTTGACACCAATATTGCGCTATTTATTTCGCTCGCATCACTCTGTACCACTATAGCAGTAGCAATTTTTGCCAAGGGCTTACTGAGAGTGATGCCGATTTTAGCGGGGATTATTGTAGGCTACGGCTTAAGCCTTGCTTTTGGTATTGTTGACTTTGCGGTTGTTACAGCCGCCAGTTGGATTGCGATTCCTAAATTTGTCGCCCCCGAATTTAACTGGCATGCCATTGCTTTTATGATCCCTGTCGCAATCGCTCCGGCGGTTGAACACATCGGCGATATTCTGGCGATATCCAATGTCACAGGTAAAGATTTTATGAAAAAACCGGGACTACACCGCACGCTAACAGGTGATGGTATTGCCACGATTGCCGCGGCAGCCTTTGGTGGCCCGCCAAACACGACTTATTCAGAAGTGACAGGTGCAGTGACCCTAACGCGCAATTTTGATCCGAAAATTATGACTTGGACCGCTATTACTGCCATCACGTTGGCCTTCGTCGGCAAATTAGGTGCGCTGATGCAAACCATTCCTGTCCCAGTCATGGGCGGTATTATGTGTTTGTTATTCGGCTCAATTGCAGCCGTTGGTCTCAACACCCTTATTCGCAATCATGTGGATTTGTCTGAGCCGCGTAATTTAAGCATTGTCGGTGTCACCTTAGTATTTGGTATCGGCGGCATGGCATTTGGCATAGGTTCATTCAGCCTGACCGGTATCAGCTTGTGCGGCATTGTCGCGATTACCATGAACTTATTATTGCCCGCAACCAAGCCACACGATAAACACAATGAGTCAGATGTTACCCCTCACTAGTCGTTGTTTGAGGAATCGCCGTTTTATTGAAGTCTTTGTTGTAATGTTTTTTTAGCGATAGCTCTTTGAAAAACAGCGACAAAAAAGCCGCCGTGATATTAATCATGGCGGCTTTTTCATTAATACTTATAAAAAAGCATTAACGCTTATTCTTCAGTCTTGATCTTAGCGGCAGCGGCTTTGATCAAAGGTTGTAATTCGCCTTTTTGGAACATGTCCACAACGATATCACAGCCACCGATCAACTCACCTTCAATCCACAATTGTGGGAAAGTCGGCCAGTTAGCAAACTTAGGTAATTCTGCGCGAATGTCTGGATGCTGAAGAATATCCACGAATGCAAACTGCTCACCGCAGTTAATCATGATCTGAGCTACCTGTGACGAGAAGCCACAGCTAGGCAACTTAGGAGAGCCTTTCATATAAACAATGATAGGGTTTTCCGTGATCTGCTGCTTAATTTTCTCTACTGTTTCCATTTTGATTCCTAAGTAGGATGACATTGACTCAATGCGACTATTGTACGTCAGCTAGAGGCAGAACAAAATCCCACAGTTTGTAAGGTTATGCCGACATTTGATTTTTCGATGGCGTCTATCTAGTCAATTAGCTAAACAATGATTCACATCACAAATTTTATCGGTACAATAGCTCTAAGTGAGCACGTTTAAAAACGATAACCTAAGACCATGGAGAGATACTAATGGCTTTCGAATTACCCGCATTACCATATGCAAAGAACGCACTAGAACCACACATTTCTCAAGAAACCATTGAATACCACTACGGCAAGCATCACAACACTTATGTTGTTAAGCTAAACGGCTTAATCGAAGGAACTGATTTCGCTGGTAAATCTTTAGAAGATATCATCAAAACTTCTACTGGCGGCGTATTCAACAACGCAGCTCAAGTGTGGAACCACACTTTCTACTGGAACTGCCTAGCACCAAACGCTGGCGGCGAGCCAACTGGCCCAGTTGCTGATGCAATCAATGCTGCTTTCGGTTCATTCGACGCATTTAAAGCACAATTTACTGATTCAGCAGTAAATAACTTCGGTAGCGCGTGGACATGGTTAGTGAAAAAAGCCGATGGCACTCTTGCTATCGTTAACACTAGCAATGCAGCAACGCCACTGACTGACAGCACAGTAACGCCAATCATGACAGTTGACGTGTGGGAACACGCTTACTACATCGATTACCGTAACGTGCGTCCTGACTACCTTGCCCACTTCTGGCAATTAGTTAACTGGGACTTCGTTAACCAAAACTTCGCTGGTTAATTCATTTAACCTATCGTTGTTGACTGCTGTATGAGCAGTGGGTTAATCCCAGTAAAAAGAGCCATAGTGGCTCTTTTTTTATGCCCCTCGTTTGCCGTCCATCCCTTATCCCGCTGATTGCCCCTCCGTAAACTACAAGTGCAATAATTGCGTTTGCAACTATTTGTTATTGTTTTATTTGATATTTTTTTGACACAGATAGTGAGTTTGTGTCTAAGATTAGAGTAGGAGGCTGGCTAGCCAGTTATCCGTTCCATGACATCACTGGCGTTTCAGGGGGTTTATATGGGCATTTTCGAGCATTACCAAAAGCGCTACGAACAAAAACTCGATGAAGAATATTCTTTGCAGGAGTTTCTGGATATCTGCAAAGGAGATCGCAGCGCTTACATGTCAGCATCAGAGCGACTATTGCTTGCAATCGGTGAAGCAGAAGTCATTGATACCGCAAAAAATCCAACACTTAGCCGTATTTTTTCGAATCGACTTATTTCACGCTATCCCGCATTTAAAGATTTCTTCGGCATGGAAGATGCCATAGAGCAAATCGTGGCTTATCTAAAGCACTCGGCTCAAGGATTAGAAGAATCCAAACAAATTTTATACCTACTGGGCCCTGTGGGCGGCGGTAAGTCATCGCTCGCCGAAAAACTCAAAGCCCTGATGCAAAAAGTGCCCATTTATATTCTGAGCGCAAATGGGGTACGTAGCCCTGTCAACGATCATCCCTTCTGTCTATTCGATTTAGAAGAAGATGGTCAGCTGTTAAAAGATGAATTCAACATTCCCAACCGCTATCTCAAAACCATCATGTCGCCTTGGGCGGTAAAACGTCTGCATGAGTTTGGTGGCGATATCTCCAAATTTCGCGTGGTGAAAGTTTTTCCATCGATTCTGGACCAAGTGGCGATAGCGAAAACAGAACCCGGAGATGAAAACAATCAAGATATTTCATCCCTCGTCGGTAAAGTGGATATTCGTCAGCTCGAGCATTTCTCCCAAGATGATGCCGATGCTTACGCTTATTCGGGTGCATTGTGCCGCGCAAACCAAGGGGTGATGGAATTCGTCGAGATGTTTAAGGCACCGATTAAAGTGCTGCATCCACTACTAACTGCGACGCAAGAAGGCAACTATAACGGCACTGAAGGCCTATCGGCCCTGCCCTATAGCGGAATTATTCTGGCTCACTCAAATGAATCAGAATGGTCAACCTTCAAAAACAACAAAAACAACGAAGCCTTCCTCGACCGTGTTTACATAGTCAAAGTCCCCTACTGTTTACGGGTTTCGGAAGAACTGCAAATCTATCAAAAACTGCTGATCAACTCTGAGTTATCAAAAGCGCCC of the Shewanella baltica genome contains:
- a CDS encoding uracil-xanthine permease family protein encodes the protein MRRLAIPLQGAQMLFVAFGALVLMPLLTGLDTSVALFTAGIGTLLFQLITKRQVPIFLASSFAFIAPILYGVQTWGIPSTMGGIMAAGVVYVMLGALVKVRGTDFIHRLLPPVVVGPVIIIIGLGLAPVAVNMALGKSGDGSLTLVDTNIALFISLASLCTTIAVAIFAKGLLRVMPILAGIIVGYGLSLAFGIVDFAVVTAASWIAIPKFVAPEFNWHAIAFMIPVAIAPAVEHIGDILAISNVTGKDFMKKPGLHRTLTGDGIATIAAAAFGGPPNTTYSEVTGAVTLTRNFDPKIMTWTAITAITLAFVGKLGALMQTIPVPVMGGIMCLLFGSIAAVGLNTLIRNHVDLSEPRNLSIVGVTLVFGIGGMAFGIGSFSLTGISLCGIVAITMNLLLPATKPHDKHNESDVTPH
- the arsC gene encoding arsenate reductase (glutaredoxin) (This arsenate reductase requires both glutathione and glutaredoxin to convert arsenate to arsenite, after which the efflux transporter formed by ArsA and ArsB can extrude the arsenite from the cell, providing resistance.); protein product: MTQATIYHNPRCSKSRETLALLEQQGCDITLVEYLKTPPTAEVIGDILAKLGISARQLMRTKEAEYQALELADTSLTEQQLIEAMVNTPKLIERPIVLANQRAAIGRPPENVLAIL
- the grxD gene encoding Grx4 family monothiol glutaredoxin; the encoded protein is METVEKIKQQITENPIIVYMKGSPKLPSCGFSSQVAQIMINCGEQFAFVDILQHPDIRAELPKFANWPTFPQLWIEGELIGGCDIVVDMFQKGELQPLIKAAAAKIKTEE
- a CDS encoding DUF2069 domain-containing protein; translation: MTSNTLFTLSRLGYFALVLLLGGWFVGQGISGEYTLLFSLLWIVPLLLPAKGVFQGNPYTYAWASFVLCLYMLHGLTLLYVTTDAFAFALIEVLLIGVLLIAFPFYARIRGRELGLGLKKKSKE
- a CDS encoding sulfurtransferase TusA family protein; its protein translation is MIFIDLTLFRCPVPLVKVKLALKPMRDGEQFHILLSDSGSRRDVPQYLKKQGHVVQELRNDVSLLALMITKVDLSQG
- the sodB gene encoding superoxide dismutase [Fe], producing MAFELPALPYAKNALEPHISQETIEYHYGKHHNTYVVKLNGLIEGTDFAGKSLEDIIKTSTGGVFNNAAQVWNHTFYWNCLAPNAGGEPTGPVADAINAAFGSFDAFKAQFTDSAVNNFGSAWTWLVKKADGTLAIVNTSNAATPLTDSTVTPIMTVDVWEHAYYIDYRNVRPDYLAHFWQLVNWDFVNQNFAG
- a CDS encoding AI-2E family transporter; this translates as MFTVFSRWYQERFSDPQAVTLMAILVGFALVIYFAAGLLAPLLVALVLAFLLEWPVAQMLKVGINRTAGASLVIVLFLGIVVLLTFGLIPSVWRQGVSLIADLPSMIDKGLLTIQTLINQYPQFINPEQLDLMVGELKKLLDTQHVLDIAKQLIGYSASLLVLMVYAILVPLLVFFFLKDKDQLISGSKRFFPANRQLARKVWFEMHQQIFNYIRGKVIEIVVVGVATYILFAVMGLRYSVLLGVLTGLSVLIPYVGATLVTLPITLVAFFQWGFSSEFGYLMLGYGIIQALDGNLLVPILFSDAVDLHPVIIIAAVLVFGGLWGVWGVFFAIPLASLVKAVINAWPKTEVETLHGLDAS
- a CDS encoding DUF2066 domain-containing protein, yielding MLKFLLKPSLIAFLYCLFTINSVNAVEVSKLDEANVPVSSRAVAERDKALKSALEQVIIKNTGTARSLDNSLIQSQLSNPDTLLSQYGYIEQNGQLLLTASFEHRRIVALLRQAQLPVWGTQRPLTLFWVAMPGDGDTMILGDSSALAERKLFSDFSDARGIPVLLPILDLDELMGINPNDIKGMFADIVASVSGRYQADFLALVAIDAAGSQVRYRLNLYTKATIDSLTPPLFSYNGTAENSTQAIEAMMAALGEYYFTKYAIADTGTQQGASVTFVNIQKMAQLVEVEKYLKQLSAIKNATLTHIQGHTVTFSLDLFGSETDLQRLLSLEPRISVVAPVSAGEFSPVSNQTGKPVYEWRLP
- a CDS encoding M48 family metalloprotease, giving the protein MRNLTFLTRLKPFVAGALSLMLLTFAAKSFANNDLPDLGTAAVNTFSLEKEMVYGDAYMRIIRSSAPMLNDPVLSQYLTELGNKLVAHATGVKTPFYFFLLQNDEINAFAFFGGHVAVHTGLFLNADNESELASVLGHEITHVTQRHLARSLEAQQQSNPATIAGLLGAILLTIAVPQAGMAALATTQAMATQSKINYTRLHEKEADRIGMQILVDAGFDPNAAADFFGKLATRYRFTTTPPQMLLTHPLPESRITEARNRAEQYPKRYIPDNLNFQLAKARIQVRFSSYSDEAVLSMFDRQLNKQTYSFKEAALYGKALALFRLKKFGESEKIVDVLLKIDDNNLFYIDTKADLLTERKDYAKAIAMLEAQRKMKPTSQVINANLANIYLEADQASKAIPLLEDMIFLDKQNQLPYQLLSAVYKKTGNQALEYFSTAELMALGANYKGAIDQLNFAYRASESNPLQLARIEARIRQFKMADKEMEALK
- the hda gene encoding DnaA inactivator Hda codes for the protein MPLNSPLQLSLPVHLPDDETFNSYYPAAGNDELIQKLRANAEGQGEAAIYLWGPVKSGRTHLMHAACAHANEVERRSFYIPLGIHASISTALLEGLEQLDLVCIDDVDAIAGHPVWEEAIFDLYNRVAEHKNCALVVSGSSSPADAGFLLPDLVSRMQWGLNYQLQPMADDEKLAALQRRAAMRGLQLPEDVGRFLLNRMARDLRTLFDVLDKLDKASLVHQRKLTIPFAKEMLHL